The DNA window ctggagKgtcactgagagccgttctttgttcttgcaATGCTTTGCATACACTGCcgtagctatcattattttatttaatcatatacattgatatttttttaattaacaaataaataaaacactagaacgaaagagcatgcacattgctctatgattgttttcgttcaaactggcagctgtaatgtctgccatggtgtcagactacctggcttcatgtagctGGAGAGAGGGTAAAAACAGTCATGGTGAGcgccttgtgcttggttacttctttgttgctcccttgtcagtgttcatagttgagcgttatttgccgtcagggcattgcctcaattgctatgtttaatggtgcagacagtgatggattctgacatgagcaatatgggcaaacacccagggtgttatctttttagggatggcatgAGACCAccgcggattgtagcacaaagatggaagcagttaattttaatattggtaaaatgtattaagtatttaaccctcctgttgtcgtcattttctgtgtatagggaaaacacatacaaatctcgttcattttgacccgaggacaacaggaggtgtttttatgggaatatggRtctttcagatcaatttgagaagcaattttcatcatatttaacattttatcgTGTCATTTAGTGCGGGCCGCTGGTCTTGGTTTCGACCCGGTCttggaccctaaaagtcttggtcttgtctcggtctcgatacgctctggtcttggtcttgtcttggtctcgggttaggtggtcttgaccacaacactggaAACCGCCACTGAGTGTGGCAATAGCATAACCTACCAGCATGCTATTTTACTAATAAACCTCCAAAGAATACCAAGGGAGAAGACTGGAACACAAATCCAGTCTTCAAATTCTTGTCACACAGCAAGGTCAGTTACCATGAAAAATAAAGACTCAATGTCTGAATGCCTTTTATGAACCATAAGTAGACGTGTTCTCAATGTTCTCAATGTTCTCAATCTTTGTCTGTGACCGAAAAGACCAGCTGCATTATAATTAGTCATTCATAATTCAATGTCTATCCAGCTGCCTTGACTCTACTTCTTGAGGGATAAGAATATTGTCATCCCTAGAGAAAAtgtaattgctaaaataaatgattcagaTGCGTTGAAACTTGCAGCCATATAATTCATTTAAGTCTGTGGAGGAAATGAGGTCTTCCTGTCCAGAGAATTTATTCAGTCCACCAGAGACTCTAAACCAGgtgaaaacatttgagctgGTTATAATTAGAACAAATATAATGACGAAGtaacaaaagacaaacatgacaaaagtcAGTTCTCTTCAATAAGCACATACACAGTAAGATGCATCCAAAGGAAAGATATGTGAAGCAGAAAGAGTTTTGCTCYTTCCACGTGCTTTTCAGCTCCACTTCTGTTTGTCTTTGAAATCTGCATTAGAAAGAATGAGTTGCTTTTCATTGTAATGGACTAGTGACCTGTACAGTCAAAACAAAAGAGTGCTTTTCTTTTGAAGGGACAATTTAACTCCAAAGGCAGCTAAACAGCAATCAAATGACAGAGGATAAATTGTCATAAATGCCATAAGCAGACAGAGGATAAATTGTAACTGAGTTTATAAGCTCAGTTACAATTTATCCTCTGTTATAAGCTCAGTTACAATTTATCCTCTGTCTGCTTATGATGTAAATAagaacttgttttaaatgttgtgtgatttaaattgtgCATTTGTTAATTAtatgccaaaaataaaattaatttacgTTGTTAACATTATTTTAAGTWAAAATTCATCTRTAAGTACAGCTAGCAGGCTTGCTGTACAGGATAAATCACCATKGTAACTTATTTGTTACCACTTTTGTGAAACCGAATCAAGGATTACTTAAGCCAAGATATCTCAAAAATCTTAACTTAATCACTATCCTGGTTTTGTGAAGCAGCCCTCTGATCTTTGTCTacactttgaaatattttttataaattacatcTATAAAAGAATAGAAGAatcttttatttgttcattagTAAGACAATTTAGTACAGCAACACAAAAATGGAAGAGCACGCGAATACACTacagataaagaaaatgaattacAACTGAATCCAAGGTACATACTTCCACAAAGGACATAAACATATTGTTTTGCAAACAAAGGGAAGCAACACTtacaatttaaatactttttttctaatgaGTGCTGAACTTCTGCTTCTCAGTTGTGGCCTAAATAACACGGTGGAAATAGTTctattttaatcatgttttctgCTCCTTATTTGAAAGAACGTCTGTAAAGAGCAACAAATTTCAGTCTTGATCTGCCAATACAGAAATATCATAATGTAACTCTCTACCTTATAGAAAGGTTACTGTGGTATcataatgttttctttgcatgaGTATCAAGTTGAAAGTGTTGGTATTGTGTCAACCTCATAACCAAAGATTATTTAAAGTTACCAGTTACGTAGTTACTATGACATTCTCATGTTGGGGCTGTGGAAGAAAGGAAATGGGACTGAGAATTAcaagacaaaattaacaaaactacTAAAAACTACagggaaagtaaaaaaaaaaagaacaagattACAGTCAAAATAGAAATAGAAGAATATTATTATGACACATCACATGAACAAAATTATCAGTGTTGAAGGCTTTCATTGTTTCTCGAACTGTACCAGCACACTTCGCAGTTTATCCACCAACACTGCGGAGAACAAGAGACAAAGTCAGAGACATTTAAGGCTGACTCTACTCcgttttaaatgttcagttgTAAAAGTTGGCCCCAGAGTGGAACTGAGCGAAAACAACAGCTCCATACCTCCAGCAGATGGCCTGCGAGAGCTTTCATAAGCCCTGCAGGCATTGATCATCTCCCCTAGGGATTCAGGACAATCAGCAGGGAGCAGCTCCTGATATTTCTCCTCACACACttttttagaaatgattttGTCGTCGTCACTGCAGTctggaagaagaaagagaaaatttcAATAAAGATCAAGGAGTGACTCAGCCATGGCTCAGATCTGATTGAGAACTTGAAATGTTTGTCCTTCCATACTCAAAGACTGATTGGAACAgatgatttgttaaaaatacCAGAGGAAACATGCCAGAAGTTTCTCAGCAATTATATAAAAAAGGCTGGACTACCATGATTCCAGTAAAGGCTTTTCTACTGCATATTGAAGATgatataaatacttttcaacagttaaatgtaaaaacagcaaaagtatgtatttctaaaaaaaattaccctCTTTACATGGTCTTTTCTAgtgaacaaaactgaaacaaacttctttgttgatgaaaatacaaataaatctaaatctaacAGATTTAGCGAAGATTATTTGCAAAGACAGGTTTCCAGATGCACACCTTCAAAAGGCTTTTTACGAGTGGCAATTTCCCACAAAACGATTCCCAGGCTGAAAAAGAACAAGATAARatttttctattattatttcatttgtgaCATATTTCCATTCAATCATCCTGATTAAATTTTTACCTATGCAAAGAATAAAAGCCATATTAAAAACCCTGCTGACTTTCTGACTTCTGTTTCTTTCAAACGTCTTGAATGAATCAACTTATCCTGTCTTGCTAAAATAGCACATGaaagttttagtattttaaatattaacactGTAAACACTAATTGTGAAACCACTGCAAATCAAAAGCGATTTCTCAAAAAACATCCTGTAAAAGCAAACACTGACTGGATAGTKGCCCCTGGTGATACCAACCTGTAGATCTCGCACTCTTTGGTGTATGCATGGTTGATGTTGCTGAGCTGCTGGGGAGAGGAGTAGCACAGCAAGCTGATGGTTTTATCCTCTTTACTCTTAGTAGTTCTTTTCAGTGATGTCTCTGTTTTGGCWAGTTCTAACCCTCCcagctgaaaacagaaagagtATAAGAAGCGATGAATAGTTATCAGCATCTCATTCCAgtgtgttttgacttttttaccTTCACTCTGTAGTTCTCGTCCACGAGAAACTTACTGCTAGTGATGCTCATGTGAAGCTTACTTATTTCCTCAGTTAGATGGAGTCTAAAAGACAACATTATTAGacataattttattcatttatgtatAAAACCAYCCTGAGCTTAGATGATGCTTTAGCCAAACAAGTATATAATACTGCTCATCTCGATTTGCTAGCTTTAAGTTACTACACCACACATATTTGGAGGAAGTAGGTGGAGACCCAAACATCTCTACATCAGCTCCTCATGGTACTTCAGCTcccaaactttaactttttactACACCTGGTGAAACATGTCACAATCCACAATGCTgccttgttttgtttcaactCAATATGCCCGGAATATTTCTTGATCTGAATTTGAGTATGGAAGTGTAACCTGGTTGTAATTCTCTTttgttataattacacaaaatgtcttcttttggttatttgtcttgttccttatcttactgaaacacctctgtcattgttttaactgTGTTATTTTAAGATCGGAAGCCCctcccttttatttcttcttctgtggtattgtctttaaattgtttgcgcCCCTTAGACCCTCcccttttgtcatgttgtcctgcgggagaggtgtgctgtttatttttccaactaaatacattcagtttatttatagatctattaagtacatttttgttatatacttttgttttgtgtaggaCTTAGAGCAGGCAGCCTTTAAcacggttgttttgtctttgtattcTCGTCAGGtatgttgtataaaaatgtttatttatcttatttgtAAGTTGTGAGAGGTGTTCCCGccctttttgtcatgttgtcctGCGGGAGACGACTTGGAGCAAGCAGCCTTTAACACAATTGTTTTGRCTTTGTATTTTCGTCAGAAATAAACCGAGAATCATCCGCTTGAAAGATAAACTGTTACGGTCCATTCACTYGATAACCAGCACAACGCAGAAAAGGATCCGGTTACAGAAGCCCATTCCTGCcatgaaagaagaaataaaagaccaacaggaagccataatttcaactttcaaagtcgaaattatgactttcaatctcataattatgactttgaaagtcgaaattatgattttgtaagttgaaaatatgactttctgttggccttttattttttctttcatggctgaaatgggtttccaTAGGGGTTACGAGTTctgaatttggaaaaattaaGTTCTATACAACTTGAGATTAATTGAACCTTTTGGGAAAGTGCTTTGTATTGACATTGGGAGTAATCTGCTGCAATATGAATAAGTCAGAGTTTAAAGAAGACAGTGATGCAATGGACCATTGAGAACATTAAGAACTTCTCTAACAGGCTGCAAACACAGAGCTGTTGGACAAACTTgaacacagaacaaaacattccTGTCTGAAATTTCCGATCTCTGCCTCTACTACTGGGTGACATGAAATCTCCACGATTTTTACTACATTGGATTTAATGTCTTCAAGATCCCTTTGATGGTTTCCACATATTCCCCATATTCCATGAGCACtgaggaacaaaaacacagatgtgCTTTATTTAGGACTAGCTGCTGACAAGGCAGGTCAGAGGCCTCGAGCAGATTGTCTGTTGaccattttcttccacaaaaacaaaaatttcaatAAGAATTACTTCTCAGAaagttttccaaaatgtttcaacTACTTTGGTTTTAGTTCTCTTAAGCTAattttcacaaacacattttctaattcctcttttaatctttaaatgtgAGTTTCGCAGACAGTGAACTTTAGCCAACTTACCGGTAAAGTCCCTGTGCTGCATCCAAACACATGGATGCTTTCCTGGTCCATAACAGTTCATGTTTGGAGTTCAGAACATCTCGAAGacttcctttttcacaataCTCCATGATGACGAGGAACTCAGGTTTTGAAGCTGCAGAATTAAGCGTGACATAACTCTTTGCTATTTGAACTATCTTGAGCATTGTGTGCATCACTACTCACTGTTCTCTTCTCGGATGCAGATGCCGAACATTCGCAGGATGTTGGGTGACTCAAAACGTTTCATGGTCTCAACTTCCTTGTTAAAGACAGACTTTACCATCCTGCAGGTAGAGAAGGTGTTTATGGTAACAGTATGCTACAAAGAGCTGTATTTCTGAGAATTAGGCTATGTTTGATAGTCTTATTCAAAACATATCTAGAGCAGGCATGACTATGAATAATAGATCATAAAATGGTTGTGCTCAGTCCAGTGACACGTCTGTCCCGTTGGTTAGAGTCCTGATCTACARCTCTGCAGAAACTATGAGCAGCAAGGAACTTGTGCATCTGTGTTTTACAGAAACACTTAGACGTCGTGTAAACGTTCTTACAATGAAACGCACAAGTACTTTTTTGATAAAGAAGTTCTTTAATAATTGATATCAATCTGGATATATTGTTTCCAGggcagctgaaaataaaaaaatttagtagattatttttgattacaCCAAGTTAGATCACAAACATATAGACTGTGCTTCTCAATTTGCTCTTCAATTTCTGAAACAAAGTTCACACATGACTTTAAATAGGCCACAGACCCTAGTTTGGCTCCTGTGTATTTCTTGATGGCCACTGTGAAACCACCAAATTCTCCTTTGTAGACCTCAGAGGTCGGTGTTGTCATGAAGGGCTTTTCTTCAATATTCTTCAGTTCATCTGGTTTAATCATTCGGATGTCCATACTTATGATTCTGGGTTTATtcactgtgaaaataaaaggcaaatacTATTTTCAAACTTACCAAAAAGGTTATGACTTTACTCAACTTGGACATCACTACTACAGTTTTTgccattgatttaaaaatggttAACAAACATTATAGCTTAATAAAGTTCTAACAATTGAAATGTCAGTAGaaggttttacaaataattgtaaaaaatctAACTTGATCTGACTAACGGTTTGAGTTAGTGAAGGATGGGCCACacaagaactaaaaaaaaaatatatatatatatatatatatatatatatcatctGTCAATTGTCCCCTGAACAAGTTTGCTACTACCTGTATGTATTTCCCTGGTTGCTTTTGAGTACTGGGAGACTGTTACTGAAGCTTGCCTGGCACACTGTTACTGCAAGAAGCTCAACTGAGTACATATCTATATTTCAAACATAGAAGGGCattgtgattaatcatgattaatcataGCACTACAGAtaaattgttaaattttttaatcAAGAGGCAGCACTACAACATATAtaaatgggtttttttatgtatacatataaatgtttttatataaatgctAAAACTGGTGTGTGTCAGGTTCTGGGCTTTTCTTTAAGAAAAGTCTCTCTCCCCTTCGGCTCCCCGTTGGGGAGTGGTCTGGAGTGGAGCTGCACACCTGAAGCTTGTTGGCTCATCAGTCAAGAGAGGATTTAAGGAGCCATCGGACCTCTCCTCTCTGCCGGATGATTATCCCTCCATGGTAGTCTCTAGCTCGTTAAAGCCTTCTACAGAAACGCCagcattttgtgattttctcGAAGAAACCTCTGCCTGTTGTCAACCCTCCTCAGAAGTTATACCCTCTGCTTTACAGTTAAGAGGTGCCACTATTTCCACAACTGAATCTTAACATGTTGCATTTCATGTCACCTTCCACTGTATGACTGAACTGCTGCCTTCGTTGTAATATTCCTGATGAGTGTGCATATGACCATATTCCAATACTCCACTCCAGCTGAATGGGTGagtgaatatttttggcaaaataaggtatcaaaaataataataataatgataataataacaaaactcAAGTGACAAAATACTAAACCATTGGAATTGCAATAAGTCATTTTATCATAGTTgagatttgttaaatattttttttccaatcaccaaaatggaaaacattaacaaaagaGTAATACCTGAGAAAACTACAGACTTTCTGGAGTTTCAACAGAGTGAAGTTACTGTATACTCACGCATCTCCACGATTTTTACTACATTGGATTTAATGTCTTCAAGATCCCTTTGCATGGTTTCCACATATTCCCCATATTCCATGAGCActgaggaacaaaaaaacagatgtgcTTTATTTAGGACTAGCTGCTGACAATCAACATAGCTGTGCTTTAAAGAAGCAATCTATAATGGAATGTTAATGCAGATatgatcttttttaaaaaggcagccattttgttccgTCTTGGCCTACACTAATTTTATGTGATTTGTCAAACATGAATcggatttatttttcagataacTACTGTATACATCTGCAGTTTCATTTAACTAAAATSTATCATTTAATCTACGAAGTTAaattaaagtcagtttttttacttctttttaatTCTGCATCATCTTCCCTGCTGTCAGCTTCATCTTCCTTCTGCCTGGAGATCTGSTCAAAAACCCTGAAYAGCTGATTTCCATGCTCTAGATGCAGAGCTAACACTAGGCTTTGGAAGGCATCATTGAGCCGTTCATTCACACTGTTGAATTCATCTCCATGACTGCTGGACTTCAGGATGCGCTTCACCAAGTTTGACAAAGTGTATTTCTCAATGAGCTCCTGAGCTGATTTGAGAGTGATGGAGAGTCCCTTCAGGGAAGTCTCCACCTCAGCAGAGTGATCGACTGCATTCCTCTGTTTGATTGACTTCACCAAGTCCTCCAAGGCTTTTACTCGCTCCACAACACGACAGCAGCGCTTTTTATTGGCCTTAACTTTCTCAACCAGGGTGTAGATCTGTGAAGCAATAGACAGAATGGGCTCTACATAATCCATGATCATCTGAAAGGGAGAGAGAGCATAAAGTTTACAACAGAACATTAGAATATAAGTTAAGGTAAACTCTGTGAGACTCGGGCATAAAAACTACCATAAATATcaaacaacacagaaatatatacatacacaagRGAAAAggggtgaaaagtgatgacaattctaatggccctgaccagcagggggccctccacaatttaattgcTTTCACTTTGTGataatatttttacacacattaattcatttaattgaACTAGCAAATGTCAATTGCAAAATGTCACGTGAAGTTAGATTTTGTTGGTTATTTCTATCTGTTCATGACTGAACTGGAGGAGGAGCGATGTTTGTCAGTCTAAAGGCATGTTGGCATTCATTTTTCTGATGGCCTCGCTTTACTTGCTGTGGATATGAGCCATGTTATTTTGGTTAAAGACAAGATGTAAATTTGGACAGCTTCAGACTTAATCCTGGAGAAGCAAAAGAGGTTGTGGATTTTCCTGTTTCCATCGTGGCGGTCTACAGCATGAGGTTGGACATTGCTGTGAGACTTATTCTTAACAGTGGTGATTATAACattaatattcttattttgagCGTTAATGAAAATTTTTATAATGACtataatttgtatgttttgataaaaaaatatgaaatggcGCCGTRAAAATGGTCAGATCCGCCGAATCCacctctctggctgcaatgcgcgctcccgacacagggggaacagattttcacaggggaacagaatttctcacaagaccgGCCCCCGGCCGGTGCTCTTTATGCCTTGTATTCTAATTAAATTGCAATTATTGTTAGTATtgtgttgttattttgtttgtccttAAGTTTTAGTGTTTCTCTGAGGGAGATGACTTGAGATGTCTCCTTGCTGCCTACTCATTTGAGACAGGCCTGTGTGCCACAGTTAATTTCTGACGTGGTTCCTCAATGATAACAGACATTCTGTTCTGCAGGGCTAACTTAAAGTCCTCTAAGATGTTATCCAAAAGAATCTTGCTCAATCCACTATTTTCACATGTCGTAAGATTTAACTGTATTAAACactaagaatatttatttttctcaacacACCTTAACTCCAATTAAGGTCAAAACggtgtataaaaaaaagtgtgagcTCATTAGCATTAAACAATAAATGGTTTGACATTCTGAATCATattttgaaattcagttttaactCTGCTTGGTCTGCTTTTTGACTGATGTGCAgctctttcaaaaacaaacaaacaaaaaaaacaaacatttgattcaATTTACCTCCCTGTGATCAAATTTGTCCTGACAAATGGAAATAACATAAAGTTCATtccaaagaaaactttttatttggtAAGGTGTTTAGTTGTATGTTGTCCTTGTCTCTTGCTGTGCATGTGGCCAGACATTCTTCTGACACTTGAAGACTTCGTGATCCAGGAGTGTAATAACCTCTGAAAAATGCTCTTTTGATTTGAGCAAGATAAAAAAGGGGTTCTATTCACAACGGCTTTCGAACAGTGGCCTTGAATGTAACATTAAGAATACTAGGTATTTACAAAGAGTCAGCTCAGGGAGTTTTAGAGTTTCTTTTGGGAGTATCATACTGATGAAGAGAAATTGCTTGTATTTGGTGATTCAACAACACGATGATCTGGTAAGCAGAGCTTTCTATGTTACAGagaatcaaaagtaaaaaatataatttacctGCAAGAAGTAGCCAGCAGCTAATGCGGCTGCTTTCCCAGTGCTGTGCTATCTGTTAGCATGGGGTGAAAGTGAAACCTCGTAGCTTAGAGGTYCACGGTTCTTCCTGTTTGCCTCTGAAAGTTGCAACACTGTGGGAGTGTCCTATGTTCCTATAGCCTGACATCTTTACAAAGCAGAAACATGACTCACTAAAATAGGAAGGGTGTGTCGAAGAGTTATCCTTGTTGGATTTCTGGAGACTGATTACAATTGCTTTGAgtaatatgttttaatgttttatttatttttaataaattaaagaaaacagattttaagcAATAATGCTCTCACTCGATTTTGCACAATGTGAATATTATTGTGGTCCACCAGATGGAAGTGCTGTTTGTAAAGGTAACGACTCAATTCTTCCACCCAAGGAAGCCAGGCATGGGGGTGTTGGTGGGATTCAACAACAGAAGGGGGGCTCTCACCCGGGGGTGCTTGATCACCTGCCCCTTTttctccttgcccccaagtgcgcttttggtcaattttttatttgttttggtattattttctaagcccttttctgacacataacatgtactaaaattatttagtttttgttgtttttttttttttttgcacaacatgataagccctccggtcaccWWgttacctttgaccttttgcccgtgacgcatgacgcaattgcctctcgcgcagtgagataaggcggctaactgcggagctcaacgtagggaacgttccagattacagaacaggttttggtgaattaaaaaaaa is part of the Poecilia reticulata strain Guanapo linkage group LG9, Guppy_female_1.0+MT, whole genome shotgun sequence genome and encodes:
- the LOC103470751 gene encoding mixed lineage kinase domain-like protein isoform X2 → MIMDYVEPILSIASQIYTLVEKVKANKKRCCRVVERVKALEDLVKSIKQRNAVDHSAEVETSLKGLSITLKSAQELIEKYTLSNLVKRILKSSSHGDEFNSVNERLNDAFQSLVLALHLEHGNQLFRVFXQISRQKEDEADSREDDAELKRMLMEYGEYVETMQRDLEDIKSNVVKIVEMLNKPRIISMDIRMIKPDELKNIEEKPFMTTPTSEVYKGEFGGFTVAIKKYTGAKLGMVKSVFNKEVETMKRFESPNILRMFGICIREENTSKPEFLVIMEYCEKGSLRDVLNSKHELLWTRKASMCLDAAQGLYRLHLTEEISKLHMSITSSKFLVDENYRVKLGGLELAKTETSLKRTTKSKEDKTISLLCYSSPQQLSNINHAYTKECEIYSLGIVLWEIATRKKPFEDCSDDDKIISKKVCEEKYQELLPADCPESLGEMINACRAYESSRRPSAGVLVDKLRSVLVQFEKQ
- the LOC103470751 gene encoding mixed lineage kinase domain-like protein isoform X1 — its product is MFCCKLYALSPFQMIMDYVEPILSIASQIYTLVEKVKANKKRCCRVVERVKALEDLVKSIKQRNAVDHSAEVETSLKGLSITLKSAQELIEKYTLSNLVKRILKSSSHGDEFNSVNERLNDAFQSLVLALHLEHGNQLFRVFXQISRQKEDEADSREDDAELKRMLMEYGEYVETMQRDLEDIKSNVVKIVEMLNKPRIISMDIRMIKPDELKNIEEKPFMTTPTSEVYKGEFGGFTVAIKKYTGAKLGMVKSVFNKEVETMKRFESPNILRMFGICIREENTSKPEFLVIMEYCEKGSLRDVLNSKHELLWTRKASMCLDAAQGLYRLHLTEEISKLHMSITSSKFLVDENYRVKLGGLELAKTETSLKRTTKSKEDKTISLLCYSSPQQLSNINHAYTKECEIYSLGIVLWEIATRKKPFEDCSDDDKIISKKVCEEKYQELLPADCPESLGEMINACRAYESSRRPSAGVLVDKLRSVLVQFEKQ